From the genome of Candidatus Hydrogenedentota bacterium, one region includes:
- a CDS encoding 4Fe-4S binding protein — protein MSGPCKVLEFDKEKCRGCNICVNSCPLDVMIPNPVKGKEPIVLFAEECWFCGGCVQECPAGALTLVMPAKQRISTIWKRKSTGEEFRMGMLNPPPPNEAPHLGNRD, from the coding sequence ATGTCCGGACCCTGTAAAGTGTTGGAATTTGATAAGGAAAAATGCAGGGGATGCAACATCTGCGTGAACTCATGTCCACTTGATGTAATGATCCCTAATCCAGTAAAGGGTAAAGAGCCGATTGTGCTGTTCGCGGAGGAATGCTGGTTCTGCGGCGGATGCGTGCAGGAATGCCCGGCAGGCGCGCTGACGTTGGTCATGCCGGCGAAACAGCGGATCAGTACAATCTGGAAACGCAAGAGTACAGGAGAGGAGTTTCGCATGGGTATGCTGAATCCACCCCCGCCAAACGAGGCTCCGCACTTAGGCAACCGTGACTGA